In Buchnera aphidicola (Aphis nasturtii), the genomic stretch CAGGTATAGAAGGTCCTACATTTTTTAATAATTTTCCAGTTTCATTGCGTAATAATCTAATACGACCATATTCTAAACCGCATAATATTACATCTCCTTTTTTTAAATTTCCTTTTTGAACTAATACAGTTGCTATTGGTCCTCGACCTTTATCCAAACGAGACTCTATTACAATACCTTCTGCCATACCTGTAGATATTGCTTTAAGTTCTAGCATTTCTGCTTGTAATAAAATTGCATTTAATAATTTATCTACACCTTGTCCAGTTTTTGCAGATATAGAAACAAATATATTTTCACCACCCCATTCTTCTGAAATAATATTATGTTTTGTTAAATCATTTTTGATTTGATTAATATCAGAACCTGTTTTATCTATTTTATTAATAGCAACAATAATGGGAACATTAGCTTCTTTCGCATGTTGAATAGCTTCAATAGTTTGTGGTTTTACTCCATCATCAGCAGCAATGACTAATATAACAATATCAGTCACTTTTACCCCTCGAGCACGCATGCCAGTAAAAGCTGAATGACCTGGTGTATCTAGAAAAGTAATTGATCCTAATTCTGTTTTTACGTGATAAGCACCAATATTCTGAGTAATTCCACCTGCTTCATTAGATGCTATTTTCGTAGAACGAATATAATCTAATAATGATGTTTTACCATGATCTACATGCCCCATAATAGTAACTACTGGAGATCTCATGATAGATATAGAATTACCTAAATCACGATCTTGCATGATTAATTCTTCTAATTCATTTTCTTTGTATACAATGACTTTATGACCCATTTCTTCTGCAATTAATTGTGCGGTATCTTGATCAAGTATGTGATTAATTGTTCCCATAATACCCATATGCATCATAGTTTTAATAACTTCAGAGCTTTTTACTGCCATTTTATTAGATAAATCAGATACTGTAATAGTACTATGAATAATTATATCTCTATTAATAGAAGATTCAGGTTTTTTAAAAACTTGTTGTAGCAAAATAGATTGATTTTTTTGTTTAATATTTTTTTTGTTTTTATAAATTCGATTATCTTCTTTTTTATTTTTTGTGTTAATATTTTGTTTATTATTTTTCTTTTGACGATAATTTTTTAAATTTCGATTGTAATTTTTTTTATTTTTTTCAACTGCGTTACTAGTTTCATCATTTTCTATGTTATGAGTATGAAAAAGTGTAGTTAAATTATAATCTTTTTTTTCTTCATGAAATTTTTTATGTACCGCAGTTTCTTTGATTATTTTTTTTGAAGTAGACAAATATTTATTCAAATCTATACTTCTTTTTAAAACTTTATTTTTTTCATTTTTTTGAAGGTTATAAGAATGATTCAATCGATTTAATTTATTTGTAAAATCTTTACTAGATTTATGTTTTGATAAAGGATTAATATTTTCTTGAAAATTTTTTTCTTTTACAGATTCATGTAAAAAGGGTTTTAAAAAGTTTTTTTCTGTATTTTGAGATAACTTTTTATCTTTTAATAAGTCTTGACTTTCTGGTATAGTATTTTTAGTGTATGTTCTTTTTTTTCGAACTTCTACTTGAACAGATTTATTTTTTCCTCCAGATAAAGCAACATTTAAAGTACTACGAGTTTTTCTTTGTAAAATAAAAGTATTTTCGTAAACGTGTTCTTTTTTTCTTAGATGTTTCAATAAAAATGCTTTCTCTGAAGTACTAATAAAATCATTTTCATTTTTAGAAATTCCAATTTCAGAAAAATTTTTTATCAACTCTTTTACTGATATTTTAATTGTATTAGACAATACTTTTAAACTCATATCAATCATACTATTTTCCTATTATTAAACTTTATTATCAAACCAACAAATATTACGAGCAGTCATAATTAACATTCCAGCTTCTTCAGAATTCAGATTTTCGATATCAATAAGATCATCTATTCCTTGATCAGCTAATTCTTCTAAAGTAAATATATTTTTTTCAGCTAGTTTTAGCGCTAATGATTCATTCATACCTTGTATATTTAAAAGCTCTTTTTCTGTTTGTTGTTTATTTATCATATTTTTTTGATCTAATTCAATTAAATTTAATCCATTTTTTGCGCGTTCTCGAACTAATTTTACTTCTGCTTCAGTTAAATTATTAATTGATGATAGTTCATCAATAGGTATGTAAGCTAATTCTTCAAGAGAAGAAAAACCTTCTTTAACTAAAATAGTAATAATTTTTTCACTAACATTTAAATATTTTTTAAAAATATTAAATGCAGCAGATGCTTCTTCTTTATATTTGATTTTTAAATCTTCTGTAGTCATTACATTTAACTCCCACCCACTAATTTGAGAAGCTAAGCGAACATTTTGACCATTTCTACCAATAGCTTGAGCTAAATTATTAGAATCTACAGCAATATCCATAGTATGACGATCTTCGTCAACTATAATAGAGGTAACGTCTGCAGGAGCCATTGCATTAATAACAAATTGAGCTGGGTTATCATTCCATAAAATAATATCAATACGTTCACCACATAATTCGCTAGATACTGCCTGTACCCGAGCTCCTCTCATTCCTACGCATGCACCTACTGGATCAATACGTTTGTCATTAGTTTTTACTGCAATTTTCGCTCGAGATCCAGCATCACGTGCAGCTGCTTTAATCTCAATAATTTCCTCACCAATTTCAGGAACTTCTATGCGGAATAATTCTATAAGCATTTCAGTTTTTGAGCGACTCATGAATAATTGAGCACCACGAGCTTCAGGATATACTCCATATAAAATACCACGAATACGATCTCCAGGACGAAAATTTTCTCTAGGTAACATACCTTCTTTTAAAATAATAGCTTCAGCATTATTACCTAGATCTAACGTAAGATTATCTCTATTAATTTTTTTTACAACACCAATTACAATTTGTCCAATATGTTGTCGAAATTGATCAACTAACATAGCACGTTCTGCTTCTCGTACTTTTTGAACAATTACTTGTTTAGCAGTTTGTGTTGTAATTCTATCGAAATTAACAGAATCAATTTTATCTTCTATGTAATCATTGAGTTGCACTTTATCACCTTCAAAAGAAGCTGCTGCTAAAGTAATTTCTTTTGTTGGATGATTGACAATATCTACTACCATCCATCGTCGAAAAGTACTAAAATTACCAGTTTTACGGTTAATACTAACTCGAACATCAATTTCTTGTTCGTGTTTTTTCTTTGTAGCTGTTGCTAATGCAACTTCTAAAGCTTCAAAAATTTTTTCACGTGGTAGTGATTTTTCATTAGAAACAGCTTCTACAACAGCTAATATTTCTTTATTCATCTTAGTAAACCTCTGAATAAATATTTGTAAATGTTCTAATAAAAAACCCCGAAAATTCGGGGTTCTAGGTAATACCACCCTTTTTTTAATATAATATGTTATTAATATATTTAATATAAAATATTTTATCTTTTGAAAAATAATACCGAGGATGGGATT encodes the following:
- the infB gene encoding translation initiation factor IF-2, giving the protein MIDMSLKVLSNTIKISVKELIKNFSEIGISKNENDFISTSEKAFLLKHLRKKEHVYENTFILQRKTRSTLNVALSGGKNKSVQVEVRKKRTYTKNTIPESQDLLKDKKLSQNTEKNFLKPFLHESVKEKNFQENINPLSKHKSSKDFTNKLNRLNHSYNLQKNEKNKVLKRSIDLNKYLSTSKKIIKETAVHKKFHEEKKDYNLTTLFHTHNIENDETSNAVEKNKKNYNRNLKNYRQKKNNKQNINTKNKKEDNRIYKNKKNIKQKNQSILLQQVFKKPESSINRDIIIHSTITVSDLSNKMAVKSSEVIKTMMHMGIMGTINHILDQDTAQLIAEEMGHKVIVYKENELEELIMQDRDLGNSISIMRSPVVTIMGHVDHGKTSLLDYIRSTKIASNEAGGITQNIGAYHVKTELGSITFLDTPGHSAFTGMRARGVKVTDIVILVIAADDGVKPQTIEAIQHAKEANVPIIVAINKIDKTGSDINQIKNDLTKHNIISEEWGGENIFVSISAKTGQGVDKLLNAILLQAEMLELKAISTGMAEGIVIESRLDKGRGPIATVLVQKGNLKKGDVILCGLEYGRIRLLRNETGKLLKNVGPSIPVEVLGLSKVPFAGDQVTVVRDEKKAKEVACYRKNKSRELKLANQNRSSLESMFDNIKKSNFSELKVIIKSDVQGSLEAICGALLKLSTQEVKITIIGSGIGGITETDASLALASNAIILGFNVRADVSAKKIIEVENLDLRYYSVIYDLIDEVKSAMTGLLSPEYKHNIIGLAEVRNIFKSPKFGLIAGCMVINGIIKKNNPIRVLRDHIVIYEGDLESLRRFKEDVNEVRNGMECGIGIKNFNDIKVKDNIEVFELKEIKRIL
- the nusA gene encoding transcription termination factor NusA; the protein is MNKEILAVVEAVSNEKSLPREKIFEALEVALATATKKKHEQEIDVRVSINRKTGNFSTFRRWMVVDIVNHPTKEITLAAASFEGDKVQLNDYIEDKIDSVNFDRITTQTAKQVIVQKVREAERAMLVDQFRQHIGQIVIGVVKKINRDNLTLDLGNNAEAIILKEGMLPRENFRPGDRIRGILYGVYPEARGAQLFMSRSKTEMLIELFRIEVPEIGEEIIEIKAAARDAGSRAKIAVKTNDKRIDPVGACVGMRGARVQAVSSELCGERIDIILWNDNPAQFVINAMAPADVTSIIVDEDRHTMDIAVDSNNLAQAIGRNGQNVRLASQISGWELNVMTTEDLKIKYKEEASAAFNIFKKYLNVSEKIITILVKEGFSSLEELAYIPIDELSSINNLTEAEVKLVRERAKNGLNLIELDQKNMINKQQTEKELLNIQGMNESLALKLAEKNIFTLEELADQGIDDLIDIENLNSEEAGMLIMTARNICWFDNKV